Below is a genomic region from Flammeovirgaceae bacterium SG7u.111.
TGTCAACGTACGAAACAACCCCTTTGAACAAAGTAGTAAGAGGGCCTAAAAGAGCCACTTACGATAAAGACCAGATCAATGAGATTTTGGATGCCAAGTTCCTTTGCCACATCGCTTATACCTGGGAAGGAAAAGCAATAGTGATCCCCACGGCATACGGTAGGGATGGCGACAAAATTTACATCCACGGTTCTTTGAAAAACAGAATGATGTTGGGGCTACTTGAAGCGGGGGAAGCCTGTATTTCCGTCACCCATTTGGATGGCTTGGTACTAGCCCGCTCCGCTTTCCACCATTCGGCAAATTACAGATCGGTGAATGTGTTTGGGAAAGTGAAAAAGCTGGAAGGGCGAGAAGAAAAAATGGAAGCCCTAAAGTGTATCCTCAACCATATGATAGACGATCACTGGGAGAACATAAGGCAGCCCAACGAAAAAGAGCTAAACGCTACGCTAGTAATGGAAGTGAGCATGGATTCCGCTTCGGCAAAAATACGAGCA
It encodes:
- a CDS encoding pyridoxamine 5'-phosphate oxidase family protein → MSTYETTPLNKVVRGPKRATYDKDQINEILDAKFLCHIAYTWEGKAIVIPTAYGRDGDKIYIHGSLKNRMMLGLLEAGEACISVTHLDGLVLARSAFHHSANYRSVNVFGKVKKLEGREEKMEALKCILNHMIDDHWENIRQPNEKELNATLVMEVSMDSASAKIRAEGAIDEKEDLGLPIWAGVVPIAEKAAEPVRDELLSDDIVIPEAVTRYFEKNK